One Pichia kudriavzevii chromosome 3, complete sequence genomic window carries:
- a CDS encoding uncharacterized protein (PKUD0C04110; similar to Saccharomyces cerevisiae YIL023C (YKE4); ancestral locus Anc_7.203) has product MRGFLKLALTLSIITLARGHPHSVDEGHQDFMKIGLDEVLVKPESTIQYIFNKLFPFGPAGNAILATTYISGPPNLILALIPSNIDVSSLNLLVSFAIGGLLGDVFLHLLPETFTGQSVDLSIGTSKYVLVDDRKNIILGLGMFFGFLLFFVIDKTMRILENDGSEEHGHSHSHTHSTVQGAEGDSANGNDNANGNDNDDDKEKEKEINPSVKTSAYLNLISDFTHNITDGLAISSSFYISKSVGSTTAIATFMHEIPHEVGDFALLIQGGFSKWQAMGAQFVTAVGAYVGTFIGIALQQSLETHLDSSVEAAPGLFGTSLQMADMTLPFTAGGFFYIAFSVIPELLEGERGVSRCHAAKQFLLQLLCMLSGIGFMAFIALNE; this is encoded by the coding sequence ATGAGAGGATTTCTGAAATTAGCATTGACGCTCTCCATTATAACACTGGCAAGGGGGCATCCTCATAGTGTTGATGAGGGCCATCAAGATTTCATGAAGATTGGACTTGATGAGGTCTTGGTGAAACCAGAATCAACGATCCagtatattttcaacaagCTGTTCCCCTTTGGACCTGCTGGAAATGCCATTTTAGCAACAACATACATCTCAGGGCCACCCAATCTAATTCTTGCATTGATTCCATCTAATATCGATGTTTCATCTTTGAACCTACTAGTGAGTTTTGCAATTGGAGGTTTATTAGGAGATGTTTTCTTACATTTACTACCAGAGACCTTCACGGGCCAGTCTGTAGATCTCAGTATTGGCACTTCCAAATACGTCTTGGTTGACGATAGGAAGAACATCATTTTAGGGCTTGGCATGTTTTTCGGgtttttgttattttttgttattgacAAGACCATGCgtattttggaaaatgaCGGGTCAGAAGAGCATGGCCATTCCCATTCTCATACGCATTCTACTGTACAGGGGGCAGAGGGTGATAGTGCCAATGGCAATGATAATGCCAATGGCAATGACAATGACGATgacaaggaaaaagagaaggagatCAATCCATCTGTAAAGACATCTGcttatttgaatttaatATCTGATTTCACACACAACATCACCGATGGACTTGCAATTTCGTCATCCTTTTACATCTCCAAAAGCGTTGGAAGCACAACTGCTATAGCTACATTTATGCACGAGATCCCACATGAAGTTGGTGACTTTGCCCTTTTAATTCAAGGTGGCTTTAGTAAATGGCAAGCCATGGGCGCACAATTTGTCACTGCAGTGGGGGCATATGTGGGGACCTTTATTGGTATAGCATTACAGCAGAGTTTGGAAACGCATCTTGACTCAAGCGTGGAGGCAGCTCCTGGCCTCTTTGGAACATCACTCCAAATGGCAGATATGACCTTGCCATTCACTGCTGGTGGATTTTTCTACATTGCCTTCAGTGTAATTCCCGAGCTCCTTGAAGGTGAAAGGGGGGTTTCTAGATGCCATGCCGCCAAGCAGTTTCTACTACAACTTCTCTGCATGCTTTCCGGCATTGGGTTTATGGCGTTTATTGCCCTCAATGAGTAG
- a CDS encoding uncharacterized protein (PKUD0C04070; similar to Saccharomyces cerevisiae YNL039W (BDP1); ancestral locus Anc_2.282), producing MSSINKSGKRFIPKMAGRGRRAATATPSAPVSVTRPVLTPIATPVSTQTSTQATEVENLLESQTPLNTQEAQDASVNSKPLPTPLSTQHSIPIVPEEENEEENEEPLSDVDELKEDCNSIDAGSSGSKVAPALNQVARKTSINVCGEERKPSATSSGLNFTQPKPHRTRLNSLSQPSPIPGVNNTRRPSATTVSGLENGSRRGSQVIPMIPVSRRGSVNISRRSSVGTVGAVGILVGENGRRGSVVGENIRNESSVSVSIPVFKSKKRRVSVRQERGGDWNGVTEKLFGKKESFMDKQLVGDVREHGMDGMDEDAEGATERAQEVKKDREEEVGKLEITDEDEKLGKKLIYNNETKKYEAVDVEELRNYIAVENLPIKYKFSHSVESARELRDIRVKAEGKLSKNLKINERKILMGELCKPFLPIGETSDNYERALEAEAKMMKTRVERRKIREKARQLRMSEEEVVKLSENYNLQVMEINESERRAKVKELMDKENEDTRRHNVPVLTMEGGKVTYSHESTVVDRHEDTKVEMERVEENPFENIVTSSSYTKRRTTMKWTAQEVAELLRGVSLWGTDFGLIAQLFPHRTRKQVKARFLLEEKQRPHLVEFALLRKAPVDVDEYSGKSGVKFKDLSEYKREFEELKEKHEQEILKMGEARERAIAEDRAGGGGGVVIPKKRSRKAVLAEFRKNEEVVGVLEK from the coding sequence ATGTCGTCTATCAATAAGTCGGGTAAGAGGTTTATTCCCAAAATGGCTGGAAGGGGCCGCCGTGCAGCCACGGCCACACCTTCGGCCCCAGTATCTGTGACACGACCAGTATTAACGCCTATAGCCACGCCGGTGTCTACACAAACGTCAACGCAAGCTACTGAAGTTGAGAACTTACTAGAATCACAGACTCCGTTGAACACACAGGAGGCGCAAGATGCGAGTGTCAACAGCAAGCCGCTGCCGACACCATTATCGACGCAGCATAGTATACCTATTGTTCCCGAGGAGGAGAACGAGGAGGAGAATGAGGAACCGCTCagtgatgttgatgaactcAAGGAAGATTGCAATAGTATTGATGCTGGTAGTAGTGGTAGTAAGGTGGCTCCGGCATTAAATCAAGTGGCACGCAAGACATCAATCAATGTTTGTGGTGAAGAGAGGAAGCCAAGTGCCACGTCTTCTGGGTTGAACTTCACGCAACCAAAACCACACCGAACGAGATTGAACTCTTTATCACAACCGAGTCCGATTCCTGGAGTCAATAACACACGCCGACCAAGCGCTACTACTGTTTCGGGCCTTGAGAACGGGTCCAGGAGGGGGAGCCAAGTCATACCCATGATACCAGTTAGTAGAAGGGGCAGTGTGAATATATCCAGAAGAAGTAGTGTTGGTACTGTTGGTGCTGTAGGGATTTTAGTTGGAGAAAATGGCCGTAGAGGTAGTGTTGTTGGTGAGAATATAAGGAATGAATCGAGTGTCAGTGTCAGTATTCCGGTGTTCAAGAGCAAGAAGAGAAGGGTGAGTGTACGGCAGGAGAGGGGAGGAGATTGGAATGGTGTCACTGAGAAACTCTTTGGAAAGAAGGAAAGCTTTATGGATAAACAATTAGTCGGTGATGTGAGGGAACATGGTATGGACGGTATGGATGAAGATGCAGAAGGAGCAACGGAGAGAGCACAAGAAGTAAAAAAGGACagggaagaagaagtgGGTAAGTTGGAGATTACGGATGAGGATGAGAAGCTTGGTAAGAAGCTGATATACAACAATGAGACGAAGAAATACGAGGCTGTTGATGTTGAGGAATTGAGGAACTACATTGCAGTGGAGAACCTTCCGATCAAATACAAGTTTTCACATTCAGTGGAGAGTGCCCGTGAGTTGAGAGACATCCGAGTGAAGGCTGAGGGAAAGCTGAGtaagaatttgaagatcaaCGAGAGAAAAATACTAATGGGTGAGCTATGTAAGCCGTTTTTGCCTATTGGGGAGACGAGTGATAACTACGAGCGGGCACTAGAAGCTGAGGcgaagatgatgaagaccAGGGTCGAGAGGAGGAAGATCCGGGAGAAGGCCCGTCAGTTACGAATGAGTGAGGAGGAGGTTGTTAAATTGAGTGAGAACTACAATTTACAGGTTATGGAGATCAACGAGAGTGAGCGGCGGGCCAAGGTGAAGGAGCTGATGGATAAAGAGAATGAAGATACGAGGCGACACAATGTGCCAGTTCTTACTATGGAAGGTGGCAAGGTTACGTATAGTCATGAGAGTACAGTTGTTGATCGACACGAGGACACCAAAGTTGAGATGGAGCGTGTTGAGGAGAATCCTTTTGAGAACATTGTCACTTCTAGTAGTTACACTAAGCGACGCACCACTATGAAGTGGACTGCGCAGGAGGTTGCTGAGTTGTTAAGGGGGGTTTCCCTTTGGGGGACTGATTTTGGGCTAATTGCGCAGCTTTTCCCGCATCGTACACGTAAGCAGGTGAAGGCCCGATTCCTTTTAGAGGAGAAGCAGCGTCCTCATTTGGTGGAGTTTGCGTTATTAAGAAAGGCACCTGTTGATGTGGATGAGTACAGTGGTAAGAGTGGAGTTAAGTTCAAGGATCTTAGCGAGTACAAGCGGGAATTTGAGGAGCTCAAGGAGAAGCATGAGCAGGAGATACTGAAGATGGGAGAGGCTAGGGAGAGAGCAATAGCTGAGGATCGAGCTGGAGGAGGAGGGGGTGTTGTTATACCAAAGAAGAGGAGCCGGAAGGCCGTTTTGGCTGAGTTTCGAAAGAACGAAGAAGTTGTTGGTGTCTTGGAGAAGTGA
- a CDS encoding uncharacterized protein (PKUD0C04060) has translation MQEKVDADGRWAYYQDDNRRVREDVVGIVVAIVVSAVCVVYLDKASIKRVIGVWIEQIVGINLPNGTNTTNTTTNNTTNTTTIIITNTTTTIDTNTILTVIGIGTLLYSLAVVFRTVARVGGGATARGGGDGVLVVRGVGVSLMTSRRHPNGGVKFVPWGVILRAVKVEIFQGCRVCEQVYLVCLEDNNNVKFLLSNPCNAAAVAAQQNACCAGATLIPIVGGEELQERVYNFVNTCL, from the coding sequence ATGCAAGAGAAAGTGGATGCAGATGGACGATGGGCGTATTATCAAGACGACAATAGGAGAGTCAGAGAAGACGTTGTTGGGATAGTTGTTGCTATTGTTGTCAGTGCTGTTTGCGTTGTCTATTTGGACAAAGCGTCGATTAAACGAGTCATTGGAGTGTGGATCGAGCAAATAGTAGGTATAAATTTACCAAATGGTACGAATACCACTAATACTACTACTAATAATACTACTAATACTActactattattattaccaatactactactactatCGACACAAATACCATTCTTACTgttattggtattggtacGCTTCTCTACTCTCTAGCGGTCGTTTTCCGCACGGTAGCACGTGTGGGCGGCGGTGCTACCGCGCGTGGCGGCGGGGACGGGGTGCTGGTTGTGCGCGGAGTGGGAGTTTCTTTAATGACATCTCGTAGACACCCTAACGGGGGGGTTAAATTTGTCCCCTGGGGGGTAATTCTTCGTGCTGTTAAAGTTGAGATTTTCCAAGGGTGTCGCGTTTGTGAACAGGTGTACCTCGTCTGTTTAGAGGATAACAATAATGTCAAATTCCTCCTTAGTAACCCTTGCAACGCCGCGGCCGTCGCGGCGCAACAAAACGCGTGTTGCGCCGGCGCGACGCTTATTCCTATTGTTGGCGGTGAAGAGTTACAAGAGAGAGTATATAATTTTGTCAACACTTGCCTATAA
- a CDS encoding uncharacterized protein (PKUD0C04050; similar to Saccharomyces cerevisiae YGR279C (SCW4) and YMR305C (SCW10); ancestral locus Anc_5.15), protein MLLTSVLQSLALALSVSASPVAHLHHAHKRDVVHVTETVMVTVGGANTNFDQAPAATQTTIDSQPTEGTQTAYAYQVTVLQDSDDNNTATASTSTPVKNFETQAAAAAATSSEETTSSSTSAAPASTSSSSSSNDDTSGAFSAGSKGLTYSPYNSDGTCKDLESVKSDLEKLADYSLIRLYGVDCNQVENVLQAKKDGQKLFLGIFFVDQLEEGLEQIANAINSYGSWDDVHTVSIGNELVNDGSATPSQIGSYVSQGRSILKSHGYNGAVVSVDTHVAIINNPELCQYSDYIAFNAHAYWDGSIVGADAGPWLLLQMQRVWSACGGKDVLCTESGWPHAGDNNGVAVASKDVQAAAIKSIQTTCGDDTIVFTAFDDLWKQPGSKNCEQYWGIY, encoded by the coding sequence ATGTTACTCACTTCAGTCTTGCAATCTCTCGCTTTAGCGCTCTCTGTTTCGGCATCTCCAGTCGCTCATTTACATCATGCCCACAAGAGAGATGTTGTTCACGTTACTGAAACCGTTATGGTTACTGTTGGTGGTGCAAACACTAACTTTGATCAAGCTCCAGCTGCTACTCAAACAACCATTGATTCCCAACCAACTGAAGGTACTCAAACAGCTTATGCTTATCAAGTTACAGTCTTGCAAGATTCAGATGATAATAATACTGCAACtgcttcaacttcaactcctgtcaaaaattttgaaactcaagctgctgctgctgctgcaacTTCTTCTGAAGAAACAacctcttcttcaacctctGCTGCTCCagcttcaacttcttcctcctcctcttctaATGATGACACCTCTGGTGCATTTTCTGCAGGTTCTAAAGGTCTCACCTATTCTCCTTACAATTCAGATGGTACTTGTAAAGATTTAGAGTCGGTTAAATCcgatttggagaaattggCTGATTATTCTTTAATTAGGTTATATGGTGTTGATTGTaatcaagttgaaaatgttttACAAGCAAAGAAAGATGGTCAAAAATTATTCCTtggtattttctttgttgatcAATTAGAAGAAGGTTTAGAACAAATTGCTAATGCTATCAATTCTTATGGTTCTTGGGATGACGTTCATACTGTTTCAATTGGTAATGAATTGGTTAATGATGGTTCTGCAACACCTTCTCAAATTGGCTCTTATGTCTCTCAAGGTAGATCAATTTTAAAATCTCATGGTTATAATGGTGCTGTTGTATCTGTTGATACTCATGTTGCAATTATTAATAATCCTGAATTATGTCAATATTCAGACTATATTGCATTCAATGCTCATGCTTATTGGGATGGTTCTATTGTTGGTGCAGATGCTGGTCCTTGGTTATTATTACAAATGCAAAGAGTTTGGTCTGCTTGTGGTGGTAAGGATGTCTTATGTACCGAATCTGGCTGGCCTCATGCTGGTGATAATAACggtgttgctgttgcaTCAAAGGACGTTCAAGCTGCTGCAATCAAATCCATTCAAACCACTTGTGGTGATGATACTATTGTCTTTACTGcttttgatgatttatGGAAACAACCAGGTTCTAAAAACTGTGAACAATATTGGGGTATTTACTAA
- a CDS encoding uncharacterized protein (PKUD0C04090; similar to Saccharomyces cerevisiae YIL095W (PRK1) and YNL020C (ARK1); ancestral locus Anc_2.284) translates to MNFASDVYPPGTQLTVGTHQVVVDKYFSKGGFAQVYTCTIQPAWKTQTQACLKRVMVPDKPSLVTLRKEVDAMRKLQGLSCIVSYIDSHAARSRGNSAMAYEVFVLMEYCPNKGLIDYMNTRLVNKLKEPEILSIMEQITEGVAHMHALNPPLIHRDIKIENVLIDANMSFKLCDFGSVSTPIQPPKNIEEFKYIQDDILRNTTPQYRSPEMLDLYKNQPIDEKSDIWALGVFLYKLCYYTSPFEKNAINNNLNVGYDENFLILHGMYSLPPTPAYSPRLKNMISKLLVVNPSQRPTVFQLLEEICNMRGKPYPQIKKQTTTFLPTPISTSSSVRSYVPVTPAKMATGGGTVDNNPTSGFKYNALKQTLSNTESLVTTNDPVREITSGRSRRPLSLYNKYPADRSNNRDNSVDIINFMNELSTEEVVKLSPDGKKSDKKTEFIPNALDYIKSLSRQNTNQSMNKSNSTSKSKKRSSITSIKNLLTGGSTKSIDHTNDRPSHRSSLHLKRNTSVDSLPDSSAYKPSTQLADLKEMSPEGKKPPQFESIDATKGSKRSIHNRIKTLFNDSNEPKIKTASGYGKYTDNIIKSNTIASISPAEASHKVITKPIKSSATIDSATTANIVKSKKPPPPKPKKPAYLRSTTDTQNEDFDALERRFERKFVTIDKI, encoded by the coding sequence ATGAATTTTGCAAGTGATGTGTATCCACCGGGGACACAGCTTACTGTGGGCACCCACCAGGTGGTGGTGGATAAATACTTCAGTAAAGGCGGGTTTGCACAAGTTTACACGTGTACAATACAACCAGCTTGGAAAACACAAACGCAGGCATGTCTGAAGAGAGTGATGGTCCCAGACAAACCATCTTTGGTAACTTTAAGGAAGGAAGTTGACGCAATGAGGAAATTACAAGGTTTGAGCTGTATTGTGTCGTATATAGACTCACACGCTGCAAGATCCAGGGGGAATTCGGCAATGGCATATGAAGTATTTGTGCTTATGGAATATTGTCCTAATAAGGGGCTAATTGACTACATGAACACCAGATTGGTTAACAAACTGAAGGAACCGGAGATTCTGTCTATTATGGAACAAATTACAGAAGGTGTTGCTCATATGCATGCACTAAATCCTCCATTGATTCATCGAGATATAAAAATAGagaatgttttgattgatgCAAACATGAGCTTTAAGTTGTGTGATTTTGGATCAGTTTCAACACCAATTCAACCACctaaaaatattgaagaattcaaatatatccaagatgatattttgagaaataCAACTCCTCAATACAGATCACCTGAAATGTTGGATTTGTACAAGAACCAGCCAATTGATGAGAAGTCGGACATTTGGGCATTAGGTGTCTTTCTTTATAAACTATGTTATTACACGTCAccatttgagaaaaatgcTATCAATAATAACCTAAATGTTGGCTACGACGAGAATTTCTTAATATTACATGGGATGTATAGTTTACCACCAACGCCCGCATATTCCCCaaggttgaagaatatgatcTCAAAATTGTTAGTGGTAAATCCAAGCCAACGTCCAACTGTTTTTCAGCTGTTGGAAGAAATCTGTAATATGAGAGGCAAGCCTTATCCGCAAATCAAAAAGCAAACAACCACGTTCCTACCAACTCCTATTAGTACTAGCAGCTCTGTGAGGAGCTACGTACCTGTGACGCCAGCCAAGATGGCTACTGGTGGTGGTACCGTGGATAATAATCCAACATCTGGTTTCAAATACAATGCTTTGAAACAAACGTTGTCGAACACCGAAAGCTTGGTGACTACGAATGACCCTGTGAGGGAAATTACCAGTGGTAGGTCTCGGAGGCCGTTATCATTGTACAATAAGTATCCTGCTGATCGCTCCAACAATCGAGATAATAGTGTGGATATTATAAACTTTATGAATGAACTAAGTACCGAGGAGGTTGTGAAACTATCTCCAGATGGGAAGAAGAGTGATAAAAAAACAGAGTTTATTCCTAATGCATTGGATTATATCAAGTCTTTGTCTAGGCAAAACACCAACCAGAGCATGAATAAGTCTAATTCAACTTCGAAATCCAAGAAAAGATCCAGCATTACATCAATCAAGAATTTACTTACAGGAGGATCTACGAAATCAATTGATCATACCAATGACCGACCATCGCATAGGTCTTCACTTCATTTGAAAAGGAACACTAGTGTTGATTCCTTGCCAGACTCAAGCGCATATAAACCAAGCACACAGTTGGCAGATCTGAAAGAGATGTCGCCTGAGGGCAAGAAACCACCACAATTCGAAAGCATTGATGCTACTAAGGGCTCAAAGAGGTCTATCCATAACAGAATCAAGACTTTATTCAACGATAGCAATGAAcctaaaatcaaaacagcATCAGGATACGGAAAATATACTGATAATATTATTAAGTCGAATACAATTGCAAGTATATCACCGGCTGAAGCTTCGCATAAAGTTATTACAAAGCCTATAAAGTCATCAGCAACTATAGATTCTGCTACCACCGCCAATATTGTGAAAAGTAAAAAACCTCCAccaccaaaaccaaagaaaccaGCATATTTACGATCAACAACTGATACtcaaaatgaagatttcgATGCATTAGAAAGACgctttgaaagaaaatttgTAACTATTGATAAGATATAA
- a CDS encoding uncharacterized protein (PKUD0C04040; similar to Saccharomyces cerevisiae YAL046C (AIM1); ancestral locus Anc_7.23), with protein MFNQIYRSSIPLIRRYSTAHLDDAEKHIYNKLKATLSPTTLEVRDVSGGCGSMYAIQIVSEKFNGLPMIKQHRLVNEILKEEIAKWHGLQLKTKAANRV; from the coding sequence ATGTTCAACCAAATATACCGCTCGTCGATCCCACTCATTAGAAGATACTCCACGGCACACCTGGACGATGCAGAGAAACACATCTACAACAAGCTTAAGGCGACCCTCTCTCCAACCACCCTTGAAGTGCGTGATGTTTCTGGTGGATGTGGATCCATGTACGCTATACAAATTGTCAGTGAAAAGTTCAACGGCTTACCCATGATCAAGCAGCATCGTCTCGTCAATGAGATTCtgaaggaagaaattgcAAAGTGGCATGGCCTGCAGTTGAAGACCAAGGCGGCAAACAGGGTTTGA
- a CDS encoding uncharacterized protein (PKUD0C04080; similar to Saccharomyces cerevisiae YNL035C; ancestral locus Anc_2.283) — translation MSAVELPDWVISLAPSSEYIYASTAKGTIHQLPLNTTKWPVMKTIHAHAAPIHKLQTDPVNDNILYSCSDDATVKIWDSRTPLTNSVNTLTNSRNLPFFSLDVNHGLISAGSQLKGTDSELVLWDLRKLDTTLRSFIDSHNDDITETKFHPTLNNLLLSGSTDGLVNIYNLDIVEEDDALFQCINYNSVHSAGFLTPNRIYILSHMETFGVFDLSTQQEFNPEDGETKGKINNDKDHGDIRSKWDCEYVVDLYAPGYIACGSNSKEVVKLYEFDPIKEDFLPKNRLWTFAGGHGDEIVRDIKVVNGVAYTAGEDNHIRAWNCDAKNTERWFFKEEDDGSVEERMDIEYDARKKEKKEKKEKKKDKKGKKKTSTSSKNKKHRFKPY, via the coding sequence ATGTCTGCTGTAGAACTTCCAGATTGGGTCATATCGCTTGCTCCTTCGTCAGAATACATCTATGCATCTACAGCGAAGGGAACAATTCACCAGCTACCATTAAATACTACTAAATGGCCTGTCATGAAAACTATACATGCACATGCTGCTCCTATCCATAAGTTGCAAACGGATCCGGTGAACGACAACATTCTGTATTCTTGTTCAGACGATGCCACTGTAAAAATATGGGACTCACGGACACCCTTGACTAACTCGGTGAACACTTTAACGAACTCGAGAAATCTGCCGTTTTTTAGTCTTGACGTGAATCACGGACTCATTTCAGCAGGGTCGCAGCTCAAAGGCACCGATTCCGAATTGGTTTTATGGGACTTAAGGAAATTGGATACCACCTTGAGGTCGTTTATTGATTCCCataatgatgatataaCGGAAACAAAATTTCACCCCACTTTGAACAATTTGCTATTGAGTGGAAGTACTGATGGCTTAGTCAATATTTACAATCTtgacattgttgaagaggATGATGCGTTATTTCAATGTATCAATTATAATAGCGTACATTCTGCAGGCTTTCTAACACCAAATAgaatttatattttgagtCACATGGAAACTTTTGGAGTTTTCGACTTGAGCACACAACAAGAATTTAATCCTGAAGATGGTGAAACCAAGGGAAAGATAAACAATGATAAAGATCATGGCGATATCAGAAGTAAGTGGGATTGTGAATATGTGGTGGATCTTTATGCTCCTGGATATATAGCTTGTGGATCGAATTCCAAAGAAGTAGTTAAACTCTACGAATTTGATCCAATCAAGGAGGATTTTCTCCCAAAGAACAGATTATGGACTTTTGCTGGCGGTCATGGCGATGAGATTGTTAGAGATATAAAAGTCGTCAATGGTGTTGCATATACAGCTGGAGAGGATAATCACATTCGTGCATGGAATTGTGATGCTAAAAACACTGAACGTtggtttttcaaagagGAAGACGATGGTTCCgttgaagaaagaatggATATCGAATACGATGCtagaaaaaaggaaaagaaagaaaagaaagagaagaagaaagataaaaagggtaaaaagaaaacatctaCGTcatccaaaaacaaaaagcaTAGGTTCAAACCATATTAG
- a CDS encoding uncharacterized protein (PKUD0C04100; Pfam Domains: zf-MIZ(1.8e-09)) — translation MDESELPSSPSDFTTPLPFDAEDGNGYQGDILRETNAPVVPSPNQQFVNLPSPSLGNGRVYQFQQDGKLKLKISLKGLGECPSIDDVCNRSVEQGAPQQTAHSQNSHTATSTQRDDTELSSTPNGEIPSNTQASQSVMPPSVLVQPSFIESNTNENDVDDIFSDDVNLSEIEDAKIDSMKLSDSISCVKSKTTFQIVLKFSPENKYKIHTDNLSCLESSKRINAKTKSKVLTPKKTKAKKRPKPLYSRLMVKNSAGVPLSVVEDNLPQAANEDDHEDDGLIEQSVRLSLMDPLSGSKMVTPLRSRFCSHVECFDYGSFLAMYNLRPFRIAMRRHGIASPNVGDVDILKILEDTKREVINVQQHNVQTTSFQYNAKLRTLKEKGKNLNELEWFCCPICKLEFNIKKLGDVYVVGEFIDLLQDLQFEENHEHVHDVEIDMSNRGSWRWIKEEDTVSTSQTPNPHKHPSTATPDPPDSEHQHDHHRSSKQTINNVEVISLSDEEDETDTQLHGPSSGQQLPTKNSNEGTTVVSTPAFQKSDLVVENSEEDMLRQLDMLFESELFQKQSNLHNAKFIQSANQEIQRPGVVAFRPGPFTATPATPEPVFMHGIGEEDDPIVLD, via the coding sequence ATGGATGAATCCGAATTACCCAGTAGTCCTTCGGATTTTACGACACCCTTGCCGTTTGATGCTGAAGACGGAAATGGCTATCAGGGTGATATTTTAAGAGAAACTAATGCACCCGTTGTGCCCAGCCCGAACCAGCAGTTTGTGAACTTGCCTTCGCCTAGTTTGGGTAACGGGCGAGTGTATCAGTTTCAACAGGACGGGAAACTAAAGTTAAAGATTTCCTTGAAGGGACTAGGAGAATGCCCAAGTATAGATGATGTTTGCAATAGGAGTGTAGAACAAGGAGCTCCTCAGCAGACAGCGCATTCTCAAAACTCCCACACAGCCACAAGTACCCAACGGGATGACACTGAGCTGTCTAGCACACCAAATGGAGAAATACCTTCAAATACTCAAGCATCGCAATCGGTCATGCCACCAAGTGTATTAGTACAACCCAGCTTTATTGAATCTAATACAAACGAAAATGACGTGGACGATATATTTTCTGATGATGTCAATCTGTCCGAAATAGAGGATGCGAAGATAGACTCGATGAAACTGTCAGACTCCATCTCATGTGTCAAATCGAAAACTACATTCCAAATCGTATTGAAATTTAGTcctgaaaataaatataaaatacACACTGACAATTTGAGTTGCTTAGAGTCCAGCAAAAGAATCAATGctaaaacaaaatcaaaagtcCTAACACCCAAAAAGACAAAGGCTAAAAAGAGACCAAAACCGTTGTATTCAAGGCTTATGGTAAAAAACTCAGCAGGGGTTCCACTCTCTGTAGTGGAGGATAACTTACCACAAGCTGCCAATGAAGATGATCATGAAGACGATGGGCTCATAGAGCAATCAGTTAGGTTATCTCTAATGGATCCATTATCAGGCTCAAAAATGGTAACCCCACTGCGATCTAGATTCTGTTCCCATGttgaatgttttgattATGGATCCTTTTTGGCGATGTACAACTTGAGACCATTTCGAATAGCAATGAGGAGACATGGGATTGCGTCACCCAACGTTGGAGATGTAGATATTctaaaaatattggaagATACAAAAAGGGAAGTAATAAATGTCCAGCAGCATAACGTGCAGACAACATCATTTCAATATAATGCCAAACTACGAACactaaaagaaaaaggtaAAAACTTAAATGAGCTAGAATGGTTCTGTTGTCCAATTTGTAAGTTGGAATTTAATATTAAAAAGTTGGGAGACGTTTATGTTGTTGGTGAGTTTATAGATTTATTACAGGATTTACAGTTTGAGGAAAATCACGAACATGTTCATGATGTTGAAATAGATATGTCCAACAGAGGATCATGGCGCTGGataaaggaagaagataCAGTATCAACATCACAGACCCCAAACCCACACAAGCATCCCTCTACAGCTACTCCCGATCCTCCAGATTCTGAACATCAGCACGACCATCATCGTAGTAGTAAACAGACAATTAACAATGTTGAAGTGATCTCCTTATCtgatgaagaggatgaaACAGACACTCAGTTGCATGGACCTAGTAGCGGGCAACAACTACCAACTAAAAATAGCAATGAGGGTACCACTGTTGTTTCCACACCTGCTTTTCAAAAATCCGACCTTGTCGTGGAGAACTCAGAAGAAGACATGTTACGACAGTTGGATATGCTTTTCGAATCTGAGTTGTTTCAGAAACAGAGCAACCTACACAATGCCAAATTTATCCAGAGTGCAAACCAAGAGATCCAACGTCCTGGAGTTGTTGCGTTTCGCCCCGGGCCTTTTACAGCTACGCCAGCTACGCCAGAACCTGTGTTTATGCATGGAATTGGAGAGGAAGACGATCCAATTGTTCTTGACTGA